A window of bacterium genomic DNA:
AAGGAACCTGCGGGCCCGACGTCACCCGGCACGCGGGTACGCGCGTCGCATCGCGTCGCGTTACAGCAAGACACCGGTGAATTCACAGGAACGGACGGCACACGAACGCTGGCCGACAAGCCGCAGTCGTAACGGAAACACACGTTCACTTGATCCCGTCGTCCAACTCCCGCATGGCGCGCAGAATGCCGAGAGGGCTCGAACCGAGAGCAAGTTCCTGCAACTGTTTAATGCGTTCCTGATCCAGCTCGAACTTCTTCGTGAGGCGCGCTTCGTAGGCATCCTTGAGCACCTCGAGCAGATTTTCCAGCTCGTACGGCTTGGGCAGATAGCCGAAGGCACCCAGCTTGGTGCATTCGACGGCAGACTCCATGCTGCCGTGACCGGTCAACATGATCACTTCGAGGAATTTGTGCTCGTCCTTGAGGATCCGGAGCAGTTCCCTGCCGTCGATACCGGGCATCTTGAGGTCCAGGATGGCCAGATCGAACTTGTCCTCGCGAGCAGCCTTTACCGCGTCCTCGCCCCGGCTGGCCTTGGTGACGTCGAAACCGCGAAGCTCCAGCCGCTGGGCTATGGAATCCAGGAACTGGACCTCATCGTCCACGATCAGGAGCTTGATTCTGTTTTCCATGTCCAGTCTCCTTGCTGCGCGCGACCGGCGCCTGCCCATTGCCGCAACTTGGCGCGGCATGCTCGATGCCGCTTCGATCCTGCCTCAAAAACCGATCCAACGCCAGTAGCCCCTGATGACCCAGAATATCAGCACGACGAAACAGAGCAGCAGCACGACTATACCGTGCTTCATGAAGTCCTTGAGGGTGACCAGCTGTTCTCCGGTGATCGGGTCTTTGGCCAGAGCATATACGATGGCGTTGTTGGGGGTGCCGATCACCAGCATGTGCGCGAAGGAGGATGCGAAGGCCGTCGCCAGGCCTACCATCCAGGGATGCGCATCGCTGATGATGCTCATGGGGACGGTGATGGGCCCGATGGCCGAGACCGTGGCGCCGTCGCTCATGAAATTGGTGGTCAGCCCCGTGAAGACGGCCGCCGAAATGGCCAGCCCTTCCCCGGTGGTCAGGAAGTCCGGCAGCAGGCCGATGAAGCCGTCGGCGATGTAAAGAGCCGCCCCCGTCACGGCCAATCCCTTGCCCAGGGCGCAGGCGCTGGCGTAGAGCGCCACCACCTCCCAGTGGATCGAGGCGACGTCCTGCCAGCGCATGATGCGCAGCACGTTCAGCACCACCAGCGCCAGGATCACCGGGCCGCCCATGCCCAGGGTGTCGCTGCAGGTGACCCACAGCGCGATCAGGCCGACCAGGACGGCCGCCGTGATGTATTCCTTGCTGTTCATGGGACCGATCTTGTCGGATGCGCGGTGCACGATCGACGAGATGTTCAACGCGCGCGTCTTGATGCGTCCGCGCAGCGACAGGTAGAAGTAGGCGGCGATGACCAAGCCCATGACCGGGACGAACGGCAGGCCGTACTGCACCCACTGCCCGAACGTCGGGGCCACGCCGTAGTCCGCGAGGATGCCGATCATGATCGCGTTGCGGCCGCCGGCCGCCGGCGAGCCGGGTCCCCCGCAGTTGGCGGCGAAGTTGAGTGACAAGATCAGCATCACCGCCAGCGCGGGGTCCTTGCGCACACCCGCTTCCTGGGTCGAGGTGGCGTAGACCATCATGAGCATCGGCACCAGGAACGCCACGAGGGCGTGCTCGGAAAGGAACGAACATGCCATGCCGAAGAGCGGCAGAAAGATGAACATGTAGCGCGGCAACGACTTCGCCGGCCCCAGCAGCAGCAGACCGATGCGGCGGTCGAGTCCGGTCCGGTTGATCGCACGAGCCATGGCCAGGACGCCGAAGATGAAGATGACCGCATCCTTGGCGTAGGCCTTGGCCACGTCGTCGGGCCGCAGCACGCCCAGGAAATACATGGCCACACCCACGAAGAGGGCCGTGATCCCGATCGGCACCGCACCGCTGGCCCAGAACAGCGCCGCCACGACGAGCGTGGCGAGCATCACCTGAGCCCGGCGCGCCGCCTGGATCACATCCATCCGGTACGCGGAGCGGCTGGTCCCGTTCCCGCGAACCTTATCTCCCACCTTGTAGTGATCGGCATAGTACGCGGATATGGTCTCGCCGGGCGCCAGGTCCCGGTAATAGGCGTAACCCAGGTGGATGTCGGCTGCCGCGTCGGCCTTCGGCGCCGACAGGAGCTGGACCATCCGCTGCGGCGCTGGCATCAGCGTGATCCCTGCAAACAGCAGGACCCCCAGCAGGATCACACCGGGCCGGCTGTTCTGGGACCCGATCAGCCATTTGAGCAGGGATCCCTTCTCCACATTGGGGATCTCATGGCGCGCCCTGGCATGCACCACGTCCGCCCGTGCGTCTCCGATCGTCGCCACCAGGCGGTCCAGATCGCAGGG
This region includes:
- a CDS encoding response regulator, producing the protein MENRIKLLIVDDEVQFLDSIAQRLELRGFDVTKASRGEDAVKAAREDKFDLAILDLKMPGIDGRELLRILKDEHKFLEVIMLTGHGSMESAVECTKLGAFGYLPKPYELENLLEVLKDAYEARLTKKFELDQERIKQLQELALGSSPLGILRAMRELDDGIK
- a CDS encoding anion permease; translated protein: MSKLLIVDDETRFRETLSQRLNMRGFTNEAVGDGIAAVQAVRGDPEIDVVILDRKMPGPSGEQVLRDIRQYRPEIRVIFLTGHGDLDSAMEVGKLEAYAYLEKPCDLDRLVATIGDARADVVHARARHEIPNVEKGSLLKWLIGSQNSRPGVILLGVLLFAGITLMPAPQRMVQLLSAPKADAAADIHLGYAYYRDLAPGETISAYYADHYKVGDKVRGNGTSRSAYRMDVIQAARRAQVMLATLVVAALFWASGAVPIGITALFVGVAMYFLGVLRPDDVAKAYAKDAVIFIFGVLAMARAINRTGLDRRIGLLLLGPAKSLPRYMFIFLPLFGMACSFLSEHALVAFLVPMLMMVYATSTQEAGVRKDPALAVMLILSLNFAANCGGPGSPAAGGRNAIMIGILADYGVAPTFGQWVQYGLPFVPVMGLVIAAYFYLSLRGRIKTRALNISSIVHRASDKIGPMNSKEYITAAVLVGLIALWVTCSDTLGMGGPVILALVVLNVLRIMRWQDVASIHWEVVALYASACALGKGLAVTGAALYIADGFIGLLPDFLTTGEGLAISAAVFTGLTTNFMSDGATVSAIGPITVPMSIISDAHPWMVGLATAFASSFAHMLVIGTPNNAIVYALAKDPITGEQLVTLKDFMKHGIVVLLLCFVVLIFWVIRGYWRWIGF